From the Bacteroidota bacterium genome, the window ATACCATTCTAACATATTCTCTACCATAATCCGACATATTAGCAGTAGGAGCAGTAGAACGACTCATCCAACTGTCAACATGGTCTAGCCACGGGCGTTCAACATATCGCGAAACTTCTGCAATTGTAGGAGTAGCTTCAACCGGCTCTAAACTTGGTAGTTTATCCCAATTAATTTCGTTTACTGTATGAGTTTTCTTTGTACTACCTGCATACGATGGACGGAAAGAAAGCTCTTCAGGTGCTTTTTCTAAACATGTTAGAATTGCTGCTGTATTTAAAACCGATTTACTTATTTGATTGCCCATTGGCAACAATAATTCATTAGGCATTGAAGTATTACTAACCGTTGAAACCAAAGACTCATTAGCCTTTAAATTATATGGAAATTTAATAGATAGTGACTCATCATAAGTAGCACTGCCCGAATCGTAACCATGTTTTTTACTCCAAACAGGATTCACCATACTTCCATTACGCATACGTCTATCGTCTCTTACATCGGTATCGCCATATTGATTATGGTCATTCTTTACAAAAGTTATTCTAATATTTTCGTTTATAGAATCGGCTTGCTGTGGCCCCGGACTTACCGAAACAACTTTAACAGGTCCAACAACCCAATAATCTCCATTGGCAAATTTCCCAACAGGGTATTCTTTATCGAAAGTCCAGGTAATTCCAAACTGAGTTATTGATTTACTTTCATTAACATTATTTGATTTATCAGCATTATTACATGATGAAATTCCGAAAACTAATGCTAATAAAACTGCTATACTTAATTTTTTCATATTGAATAATATAAAACATTTAGTTCTACCAATATTTATGTGGAAATTCATTAAAGCAATATTTTACGCAAACTCAGGTCCACAAATAAAATATTGTTTTTCCAAATTACCCTGATATGGATTACTCTCTAAATACATCCTATCGAAAGGACGTTGAAGAGTAAATCCATTTTGGTCGAGCCAACTTTTTATATCTTTTTTATCTGATAACAAATCTACAACCACAGCTTTACCTTCTATCTTATTTACTGCACTTGCTATAAGTGTTTTTATATCTTCATCGTTCGATGCAAAAACAGGACCTATCTGAGTAAAACGCTCTCCTTTCCTACCTAAAGAGAAGGCTATAATTTTTCCTTCTTCCCTAATCAACCATGCCAGTTCGGGCGAATCATTAAACAAATACTTTAACAAGCCATAACGATTTGCGCCAAATACATGTTTATCCAATTCGGCAATTTCTTCCAAATCGTTTTCTGAAACAGCCTCAACTTTAACATTAGATTTTACATCTATTTTTGCT encodes:
- a CDS encoding GNAT family N-acetyltransferase produces the protein MSGQTAKQSAEIRKMLKSDIPDLLALKNSENWNQTSDDWDLLIGYKDSINLVAELDGKIVGSVTAINYSNKVAWIGMMLVYKEYRGRGISKQLMLQAIDELKALGCESIKLDATPAGRPVYKKIGFIDEYEIGRITNPSAAKIDVKSNVKVEAVSENDLEEIAELDKHVFGANRYGLLKYLFNDSPELAWLIREEGKIIAFSLGRKGERFTQIGPVFASNDEDIKTLIASAVNKIEGKAVVVDLLSDKKDIKSWLDQNGFTLQRPFDRMYLESNPYQGNLEKQYFICGPEFA